The genomic stretch agcgttTTTCTTGGCTGCACGGCTTCCAgtaatgtatgtgtatgttagatacagtatgtttgtccaatcagatttcagcttctgtgtgttgccatatcgGGGTAATCTGCCTAGGGCCTTCAGAGTCTagcatccatcaatccattttcaatgccacTTATCCTGATTAGGgttgcgagggtatgctggagcctatcccagctgacttcgggcgaaaacgcatacacgcacggggagaacatgcaaactccacacagagagattcaaacccaggtcttcccgatctcctgaccgtgcGAACCAGAATCTAGCATTGATTTAGATCAATTAGACTTCAGATTCGCATCTCAGGCCTCAGCATTTGTCCGTCCTCTGATtgattgatcagagcaaaacggTTCGACAAGCCAAGCTACACCCACAATAGCTGACTGAGGAAGAGgaattgacatctcttgtgaGTACCAGTAGATGTATTTTGTGTcaaatgtttaatatttttgtcatattattagCTAAATCTTGATCAATGTGCTGCTGGTGCAGTGGTTATGTTGCGAGAGGTAAACATGGGTGACCGTTTATTGTTTGCTGTTTATTTaggccacacatacacgcaaaaTAAAGAACttattgtgatgttcggagtgtccctgaatgcatctcgtggtaGTCTAGCGACAATGagaaagtgtcgttcccaggacgggctcgagacgtgtttgtgagttggggACATTAACAGTATaaacagtatatggtgttggaattgcaccgctgttgatgtgttcaggtcagaataaagttataaaagagcgtcagactctgtgtgagtgtgtggagACTTCCACACTGTGCCTCTgcctgtcgtcataacagagaggcgtggcttgccatgatgcatatgTGTTAATtacgtttaaaaaatgtacgtaattaattaaatacattagtTACTGCCATTAAcgagctatttttgacagccctaaatggAAGacaatgaaagtggaacatatgtatttaaaataaatgacaaaaaataactgtaaataattaattaattaataaaatgcagttcacaatgcagttactgtggctaatcctgaaactcaagtcacaacataGTACATcttttcttagtaaaaaaaaccccaaaaaaacaaagtcaaatgaaacaaatgctatcaagtggctcaagaaggtcacaacataattatttttttaaaaacttgtaaTGTGTGGTGAATTTACGAACTTATCttcgactcctgtctcgttctgaatcacatctccacatttggtgacccttgaCATGAGTAATATGTCAACCGACAACAGCGTCAACAGCGCTGCCATATCGTCGCTAACAAGGCAGCTatgtcactacgcaatacgtacccggaacgcagtCGGTGCCGCGCATGCACGATGActgcgtcacttcctcctttggcCAATTTTTACGATAGCGCTTCTGCGACATCACAtactgtggtagttattatatttcaaatgtataaACATAAAcagtcaataaccatacttcatatctATAAAATATTGCGGGGTTGTTTTATTCGTGATCATTATTAAGAGtttgttagcatgcggatgtttctatcgtcttatgacatTCACCAAGACAGAGCTACTTAAAAAGTTACGCAATGCACATAGCGCCGACATACACGTGTTATCCAGTTATGTTTAACATACATAGTgtaaataaaaagattaaaccacataaaatgcagtgatcgttcaatgtaaacaacaataagcagagtgcaatgatggattaatctagaggattcagcagtttttttctaaatggagaaataccatccatccaaacatatcttcctagcaaattcttttttttcagtggcaaaaaaaattaaaataatttatggaacataaataaatatggaacaaATATGAAGAAAAGAGGCCTTATAAATTGTCCGcttgtccacttgcaccatggatataatcttaaatcttaaaaaaaaaaagattgataaTGCCATAATTTCTATCTGTCTTAACAACGTTTTTGGGAGTGGCGGACGTACATTGCCTGCTGCtgtaaaatagatggatggatggcatagattacacatgcctaacatgtgactgccgaaaaataggccgactgGATGtggacgcgttctgcacatgcgtagaacccagttgaaccgattgcaTTGCAGTGGCTGCACCGGacttccactttctctcatatcgcAGGAACGGTGTGACggacaattttagtggttttgaaaccgtgactttttcatactgtgGTATACGTTGAAACCGGTAACCAGCCCATGCCGCCTTCATAAAGTCTCTACATCATCAGCTCAGCCGAAGCTATCCTGCTGACCTCTGAGCCCAAAACCCTCAccatgcatttgaaaaaaaaaagcttggtgTGTCCATCAATAGCTGTGGAGGGAATGGTGGGGGGTTGAAGGGGGAGTAACATCTGTTTGGCGTTTATCCCACCTTATTGTGTTTGTGGTGTCCTCCACCGGGCCTACAGCTGGGTTTCAGGGAGTGCACTGAACCTACTGTCCAGGGGAACAACCCGTGACTGGGAACATAGTAGGTCCAGGTTCTCATCATCCTAATGCGGTTTGTAGTTTGCATGTAAGAGCTCCTGTTAAGGCAAGGGAGACAATACAATCAAAAATTGTGAGCCGTGCCTCTTCATTTCCTTTTCTTAAAGACCCAGATGGACTTTACACTGCTGCTTACATACACTAAAGCAATACAAAAGGGAACTTTGCTCAGGAAAAGGAGTCTCCTCTCAGGAAGTTGTGCTACTTCCACTCATATCCACAACAGATGGTACTACAAAGGGTGCGCTATTTTATGACCATTATACTCCCACACGTCTGAGACATAACcgtcatttaaaaacacattcgGACCACCATGGCATTACTATATATGTTTaccattcatttttatttgataatGTGAAATGATTCACATTCTAGTGAGACCCAGCAATGTGGAAAGTGGATAAATCATGCATCACAATGCAGAAATGCATGCAACTTCCTGTGACACTTTCAGTAGTTTTTTTCAATATGATCTGTAAAAAtgcaatgttaaaaatatagcCATGTAGAGCTATCAACTGCTTTACTTTGTAAACCATTCTCAAAAATCAAATAGTAGAAATGGTGAGGGATGACAGCAGTTGGCACTATAAATCAACACATTGTTTGTAGTGTAGCGCCAAATTGTTAACTATTTAATGCAACAAAACTACTGTAACTTTTTTCCTTCGTCCATATTTTGATTGGCAACCCTGACACTTTCTGTTTCCGGTATTATTTCCTTATTTGGTTATTtggaaaagtcattttaaattaagTGTACCATGTCGCTATCTGTCGGCCGGTGGTCGTCACTGCATGGCAGTTTACAGTCAAGAAAATTAAATGCGAtttaattaaagctttttagTTATTTGACTTACCTTTGAGAGAAAGTTCGTGATCTTTTAATCATGGCGGATGCGTCGTCATCTGTCGCTATCACGAAATTAAGCTAGCGAAAGAAGATCAACAAAACACAATTAGTtcgtttttttaactttaaattTGAGCGTACACTGTGAATAAAACCCCCCAGACGTGCAAATAACATCATCACACGTGGGAGCCAATAGACAAAATCaaataatgtgtaaaaaaaaaagcgatgggttttaataaaacatttttggcagGCCGTGTTCCTTTAAGTGCAAATCACGTGATCTTCATTGTGCTACGTCATGTACCCGGAAGTAAAGAAGCCATCACACCCTGCATTCATCGCTGTTGTGGTGATGACTGTGTTGGAGAATAGCAAGAATATGAAGTCTATGTGGATGAAGAATAAGTAACTTCGCTTCCTTACACCGACTAACTACACAGTTATGCAATTTATTTTTCGTTTTTCTAGTAGGTAAATAGTGAAGTGTATATTCAAGTTCTGTGTAGCATGCTGCACTGTAGTATGTTCTGTAATGCTTTTCTACTTGTAGTATGTTAGTTTGGTGTCACAAATCGCAAGACTTATTATAGAACTTTTAAATACTTTCCAGGCACATGTGAGCCAGTTGTCTTAGTCATAATTAGTATATGATGGCAGTGTTTGGAGCAAGAGCAGTTCTTCTAAACCTGAGGTCCACCTTTCAAAGAGCAGCCGTTTTTAGTAGAAGCACATTAGTCAAGAGTTCCAGGCCTTGTCTAGTCAAGAGAAGGCAGATTTTCATCAACATCCCCAAGGTTACATTGCTGTGTTGGGGCACCACCGCCGGTGCATCATCCTTTGTAGCAAAATGCCAAGAAGCCTCTGTGCCAGCACAAATCATCCCCAGGAAGTCccttgtcaaagtccaagtGCACAGACTCGTATTCCTCCTCCACCTTGGCCTGCGTGCTTTAGTCTTGCTCCTGAAATTTGGCCCCATTCTTCTCCTCTCCCCTTTGGTTCTGGTCTCCACTCGCTGGGCGTCATTCTGGTTAGACGCCCTGCTGTGGGTGACGGAAAGCTCAGGTGCTACCTTCATCAAGCTGGGCCAGTGGGCCAGCACCAGACGGGACATCTTCTCTGAGGACTTCTGCGACCGCTTCTCCAGGCTCCACGTGAAGGTGCAACCCCATCCCTGGGCTCACACCAAGCAGTGTCTCAAGAGGGCATtcggggatggatggaagaaggTGTTGATGTTCGAGAGCAAAGAGCCGGTGGGTTCAGGGTGCGTGGCGCAGGTTTACCGCGGCTGGGCCAAGAAGGACCAGGTGGACGACCCGGCCTTCCAGACGCTGGTTGAGGAGTTGGATAAAGAGGACCTACTGGAAGCGTGGGAGATTCCTGGTTTGGAAGGAGTGGCGAGCTCTCTGTGGAGTCTGTGGAAGGGGAACACTGAGGATGATGAGGGGCAGCATGAGCAGAACATCTCACAGAAAGATCACATACCTGTTGCCATCAAGGTGAGTTGACCAAAGTTTTTGGACAAtgtgataaataaaatatatcataaataaaaggcacaaacactcaaaaaaaggcaaaaataaaaataaaatgaggagacttaaaaacaaaaatagcttaaaaaaattccaaaataaaccacaaaaaagataaaataatataaaaaaaaccccactaaactaaaaacaatcaaatataatataaataaataagtttctGCATATTTGATTGAGACCCTCCtgatttgttgtgttgttcttcAGGTGGTCCATCCAGGCATCAAACGGCAGGTGGAGATCGACCTGCTGCTGATGAAGGCTGGTAGCTGGCTGCTGCACTGCCTGCCTGGACTCAAGTGGCTCAGCCTATGCGAGATAGTTGATGAATTTGAGAAGCTCATGACCAAACAGGTAGGCAAAACCAAAAAATGGTGCAAGTATGCCTGGAACAGACATTTGGTTCTgaataaaaaggaaaacatttgcacaggaaataatggaaatggaaataagCTGAACTATTTGCCGTAATAAAACctttacaggtggtccttgggttacgaacgagttccgttcctacggCAGACTCTGATGTAAAAGACAAGTTTCAGTGTAAGTCGGAACTGGTACCTAAATCAGGACCTATCAAATGCAGTAATAAAACGTTTCTCCCAGTAACAGCGCaccgaatccatgacccctttagcattcgcgacagtcgagcgCTTGGGAACAAAAGAgtggccaatattggtgggtgtgTCTCCTCTCGGGAGATAAGCTGAAGTCTAAGAAGTAAACTATTAAgcgatgttattcttcctcattGTGGCTGCGCGTGGCACATATTCTTTCGCCGGCGTGCGTTGTAACTAGTTTGGAGCGAGTCCTTTGTTTAGggaccaaaatgaagtttttaattgaaGCTTATGGGAGCTCGGAATGTCGTAATATGGAACCGAGGACCACTTGTATTAACTTTTTAAAACCCTGCAAAGGAGTGGTCAGTGGTGTTCTGCCTTGCCACTGGAATTTTTTACATTCTTAAcggtcattcaagtgtaaaaagaagaagtGAGCTGTATAATAAAGCAAGAATTGAAAACACGTTGATGGACACATCAAGCTGTGGCACACGGAAAGGGAAGGTTCCCGTGTTCATCTGCAAGGAgtcagtcacttcctgtcacagtagccatattgtactgagcagccaggacagaaatGCTATGTTTACCGTAGTACATCGAACTTCACGACTTGACTTAATCACAGTGtttcaaaagtatattaataaatcattgctgttttaaaaatgatttcaaatacaaatataaggcattcagaagatgccttcaaagacgtgatgatctGTAGTATTCGACACTGGTGACTAGGTGTTAGGaaatgatgagacaatagccaccgcaggaaggaATATTGAACGTAATtgattggttaattcattttatagtaattccgggtcaaaaatgtgtattttgcatggtcacattttgataaagtttgacaTCAGGACTGATAAATacataagtaatcatcctatgtatcttttattcctgtctgatgttggcatccttccgtttgaatgggctgacatgagcttcactttttttgtccgctCACGATAGctgtggtttaagtctgcatattcatttaataccaaatacCAAAGAAGGGTAAAGTTGAAcagtcatgataaagcagtatccgaagtacgaaaatacatacaaccaatgataaagcctcattttagggggaattcccactcacagtgacaggttttcaccaatATAAAATCTTCAAGATTGAACCCTCCTAATGCGCAATATAATCATCAAACAgctatttgttcatatgatgcacacagagcaatgaacaatttcttgctgctccgttctcctcgtGCCATGAGCCGTTCAGGCACACTTGTAATTGTAAGCGTTGGGCGCtaactgtttttcatttttattcacatacccccatCACAAtttgtaccccactttgggaacctcgggtctactattttgggtgaTAGTAGTGTAAAAGccactatagggttgttatttcatgtcttgagggctctaataatgttaaaacctgtatgtaaagaggtcataaacagggctgtttatgctcaaactacaaaaatactcaatttataaataagaaatcctactttgtgtaaattcacttatcacagtcgggtttgGAACTAGTTatccgtgataaacgagggattattgtagcacatttttcctctttgttTGAACTGGTACCCTTCTGTAGTGCTGTCAAAACACTGTAATTGTAAGTTACTGCAATGAGAAACAAGAAACATGTCTATGTAAGTAATGCCTCAGTCACAACTGGTCGTTACGTACAAAAAACGCACGGAGGGCGCGcttgtgacgtgctgattttcgagccgtGGACGGGACGCAGTAgctctttgtcatgtcaaacaaactctacgggcgcttatgttttttttttcaggttgcgcACGTCGTGCGTCGGCCGTACAGCCGACATGTGTCGTCCGaacattttgctggtgtcacGTTTGCACAAAATGTCAGTTTTATTCATACGTCGCACTTGCAGGCCCCCGTGTGCATCATGCggcacacgtgcaccccacgtACGTAATTAGTGCGACCAACGTGTGCAGATCtaactccttcatggtcaccacaactaaaataaaaaccacagcccaccccccccaaaaaaacaaaaaaattgtacgGCCGGTTGTGACCTGGGCTTTAAGTAAAGATGCTTTTTCCGTTGCAGATCGACCTTCGTTTCGAGGCCAAGAACATTGAGTGTTTTCGGGAGAACTTCCGCCAGGTGGACTATGTGAAGTTCCCGACTCCCTTACGGCCTTTTGTCACCAGGACCATTTTAGTTGAAACCTTCGAGGTGAGGACAAAGGGACCTCTGCAGGGGGAGGGGGTGGAGGACAAACGTGTGGTTTCTCATGGTTATTCCCGTTACTCACGTCCCAGGAGAGCGAGCCCATTTCCAATTACCTGCAAGGCGAGATTCCTCAGGAGGTGAAGCAGATGATTGCCAGGATGGGCGTCGACACCCTGCTGAAAATGGTAAGATGCTACTTAAATAAACCAGGGACTACAACTAGGCGGCTa from Dunckerocampus dactyliophorus isolate RoL2022-P2 chromosome 5, RoL_Ddac_1.1, whole genome shotgun sequence encodes the following:
- the adck2 gene encoding uncharacterized aarF domain-containing protein kinase 2, whose product is MMAVFGARAVLLNLRSTFQRAAVFSRSTLVKSSRPCLVKRRQIFINIPKVTLLCWGTTAGASSFVAKCQEASVPAQIIPRKSLVKVQVHRLVFLLHLGLRALVLLLKFGPILLLSPLVLVSTRWASFWLDALLWVTESSGATFIKLGQWASTRRDIFSEDFCDRFSRLHVKVQPHPWAHTKQCLKRAFGDGWKKVLMFESKEPVGSGCVAQVYRGWAKKDQVDDPAFQTLVEELDKEDLLEAWEIPGLEGVASSLWSLWKGNTEDDEGQHEQNISQKDHIPVAIKVVHPGIKRQVEIDLLLMKAGSWLLHCLPGLKWLSLCEIVDEFEKLMTKQIDLRFEAKNIECFRENFRQVDYVKFPTPLRPFVTRTILVETFEESEPISNYLQGEIPQEVKQMIARMGVDTLLKMVFVDNFVHGDLHPGNILVQRVGPPAGSKGRGKTTLTDLWDTVVVSFRPEPSPFKLVLLDAGIVARLSKHDLANFKAVFTAVVQRQGDRVAELILHHARANECKDVPLFKKEMAELVDGTLSSTLSLGKVQVADLLSRVFGLLIKHKVKLESNFASIVFAIMVLEGLGRSLDPNLDILDLAKPLLLKNSSSKRS